The following are encoded together in the Paraburkholderia sp. BL10I2N1 genome:
- a CDS encoding TonB-dependent siderophore receptor → MPGTTPLAAAIMTVFAAPLYAQTATQPTAPVAQAAQATQTPPATNTAADGNATLPAVKVTGQADNSRDFQPETSSVGAKVPTALRDIPQAVVVVPKAVLQSQAATSFSDALRNVPGVTIGAAEGGQIGNNINLRGFTARTDIYLDGFRDRGQYYRDTFNLESIDVLYGPSSLYFGRGSTGGVINQVSKQPDLKRRADVSVMAGTHDRYRTTVDVNQPISDTAAIRVNAFGQDMGSTRDVMKNKDFGVAPEVRFGIGTPTEITLSALIQHNRDQPDYGVPSLNGQPAPVGRGTFYGFTDDRTIQDVQTFSARIQHRFNENLTLRNQTQFSHYSTDARATNAAAVLRGPLATSTALTNGNFTSLPLSQLYVKLQGKDRIINDHSVYNTTDFDAKFTTGPLKHEVITGVDLSHETYSNQTYTSTAAGLPSNTLAIVPLIDPTYTTRPSSTKTVATNLAESSANGIGLFANDTISIGEHWKVVGGVRWDRYEASISNSINAPSYATQTNFYTSVRGGIIWQPTDWQSYYVSYGTSFDPSLEALTLTNGQQNLPPEKNRSYEVGSKWDLLGGGLSISQSLFNIEKTNARTLDSTGAYQLDGDIRVRGYQLGVAGHITNKWQVFGGYTYMDGTVLKALDGTAGKTPANTPRNMLTLWTTYAFTPHWEAGGGPVYTSSRYAANTNYVKVGGYTRWDAMAAYHAKKYDVQFNVLNMTDKKYYDALIPSDGGRAVPGLGRTFLATVNYRFF, encoded by the coding sequence ATGCCTGGAACAACGCCGCTCGCCGCGGCCATCATGACTGTTTTCGCGGCGCCGCTTTACGCTCAAACTGCAACGCAACCCACCGCACCCGTCGCACAGGCAGCGCAAGCGACACAGACCCCACCCGCAACAAACACCGCGGCCGACGGCAACGCCACACTGCCTGCAGTCAAGGTAACGGGCCAGGCCGACAACAGCCGCGACTTCCAGCCGGAGACATCGAGCGTCGGCGCCAAGGTTCCTACCGCACTGCGCGACATCCCGCAGGCTGTGGTGGTCGTACCGAAAGCCGTCTTGCAGTCGCAGGCCGCGACATCGTTCAGCGACGCATTGCGCAACGTTCCGGGCGTCACGATTGGCGCAGCGGAAGGCGGCCAGATCGGCAACAACATCAACCTGCGCGGTTTCACGGCGCGCACCGATATCTATCTCGATGGATTCCGCGACCGCGGCCAGTACTATCGGGACACTTTCAACCTTGAATCCATCGACGTGCTGTATGGCCCGTCGTCGCTGTATTTCGGGCGCGGGTCGACGGGCGGCGTGATCAACCAGGTCAGCAAGCAACCGGACCTCAAGCGCCGCGCCGACGTTTCGGTGATGGCCGGGACACACGACCGCTACCGCACCACCGTCGACGTGAACCAGCCGATCAGCGACACCGCCGCGATTCGCGTCAACGCGTTCGGTCAGGACATGGGTTCGACGCGTGACGTCATGAAGAACAAGGACTTCGGCGTCGCCCCTGAAGTGCGCTTTGGCATCGGCACGCCGACTGAAATCACCCTGTCCGCGCTGATCCAGCACAACCGCGACCAGCCTGACTACGGCGTGCCGTCGCTCAATGGACAGCCGGCGCCGGTCGGCCGGGGCACCTTCTACGGCTTCACCGACGACCGCACGATCCAGGACGTGCAGACGTTCTCTGCACGCATCCAGCACCGCTTCAACGAAAACCTGACGTTGCGCAACCAGACGCAGTTCAGCCACTACAGCACCGACGCGCGCGCAACCAATGCGGCGGCAGTGCTGAGAGGACCGTTGGCCACCTCGACCGCGCTGACGAACGGGAATTTCACGTCGCTGCCGCTATCGCAGCTGTACGTCAAGCTGCAGGGCAAGGACCGCATCATCAACGATCACTCGGTCTATAACACGACCGATTTCGACGCGAAATTCACGACCGGGCCGCTCAAGCATGAGGTGATCACCGGCGTCGACCTGAGTCATGAGACGTACAGCAACCAGACCTACACGTCGACCGCAGCAGGCTTGCCGTCCAATACCCTCGCGATCGTGCCGCTGATCGATCCGACCTACACCACCCGCCCGTCCAGCACGAAGACGGTGGCGACCAACCTGGCCGAGTCGAGCGCGAACGGCATCGGCCTCTTCGCGAACGATACGATTTCGATCGGCGAGCACTGGAAGGTAGTTGGCGGCGTGCGCTGGGACCGCTATGAAGCCTCGATCAGCAATTCGATCAACGCGCCTTCGTACGCCACGCAAACGAACTTCTACACCAGCGTGCGCGGCGGCATCATCTGGCAACCAACCGACTGGCAGTCGTACTACGTGTCGTATGGCACGTCGTTCGATCCGTCGCTGGAAGCACTGACGCTGACCAACGGACAGCAGAATCTGCCGCCGGAAAAGAACCGCTCGTACGAAGTGGGTTCGAAGTGGGACCTGCTGGGCGGTGGCCTGTCAATTTCGCAGTCGCTCTTCAACATCGAGAAGACCAACGCTCGCACACTGGATTCGACCGGCGCCTATCAGCTCGATGGCGATATTCGCGTGCGCGGTTATCAGCTTGGCGTTGCCGGCCACATCACGAACAAGTGGCAGGTGTTCGGCGGTTATACGTACATGGACGGCACCGTGTTGAAGGCGCTCGACGGCACTGCCGGCAAGACACCCGCGAACACGCCACGCAACATGCTCACGCTCTGGACCACGTACGCGTTCACGCCGCACTGGGAAGCCGGCGGCGGCCCGGTCTACACGTCGTCGCGCTATGCAGCGAACACCAACTACGTGAAGGTTGGCGGCTATACGCGCTGGGATGCCATGGCCGCATATCACGCGAAGAAGTATGACGTCCAGTTCAACGTGCTCAACATGACGGACAAGAAATACTACGATGCGCTGATTCCGTCGGATGGCGGGCGCGCGGTGCCGGGTCTCGGCCGTACCTTCCTCGCGACGGTAAACTACCGCTTCTTCTGA
- a CDS encoding GlxA family transcriptional regulator, protein MKRIGVVVFPGFQILDLVAVSVFELANKEAERPAYAIEVISEHGGQVRSSSGVQIDTQAFDDPAFDTVIVSGAMDIAPSTPGLCAFLGRALAASRRTTSICTGAFVLAEAGILDGRRVTTHWRFARELQHRFPLTQVDEDRIFIVDGSVWTSAGMTACIDLCLALVEADLAVEVSRAVAKKLVVYHRRTGGQSQFSAMLDLEPRSDRIQTALTYAKNHLHERLSVEELAKVAHLSPRQFSRAFRDETRQSPAKAIENLRVEAARSMIETGRHSLDVVAAETGFVDPERMRRAFLRAFGQPPQAIKRAARS, encoded by the coding sequence ATGAAGCGTATCGGCGTGGTGGTCTTTCCCGGATTCCAGATCCTCGATCTGGTGGCCGTGTCGGTATTCGAACTGGCCAACAAGGAGGCGGAGCGTCCCGCGTACGCAATCGAAGTCATCTCGGAACACGGTGGCCAAGTGCGCAGTTCGTCGGGTGTGCAGATCGACACGCAGGCCTTCGACGATCCGGCATTCGATACGGTCATCGTCAGCGGTGCGATGGATATCGCACCGTCTACGCCAGGGCTGTGCGCGTTTCTCGGTCGGGCGCTGGCCGCGTCGCGGCGCACCACCAGCATCTGTACCGGCGCGTTCGTGCTCGCCGAGGCGGGCATTCTGGATGGCCGCCGCGTCACGACGCACTGGCGCTTTGCGCGCGAACTCCAACACCGTTTTCCGCTGACCCAGGTAGACGAAGACCGGATCTTCATCGTCGACGGGTCAGTCTGGACGTCAGCCGGCATGACCGCCTGTATCGACCTGTGTCTCGCGCTGGTGGAAGCGGATCTTGCCGTCGAGGTATCGCGCGCGGTTGCGAAGAAGCTGGTGGTTTATCACCGGCGCACAGGTGGCCAGTCGCAGTTTTCGGCGATGCTCGATCTCGAGCCGCGTTCCGACCGGATCCAGACCGCGCTGACTTATGCAAAAAATCATCTGCACGAGCGTCTGTCGGTCGAAGAACTGGCGAAGGTCGCCCATCTGAGCCCGCGGCAGTTCAGCCGCGCGTTTCGTGATGAGACCCGGCAATCCCCGGCCAAGGCGATCGAAAACCTGCGCGTGGAAGCGGCCCGTTCGATGATCGAAACCGGGCGTCATTCGCTGGACGTGGTCGCTGCCGAAACCGGATTCGTCGATCCGGAGCGGATGCGGCGCGCCTTCCTGCGCGCGTTCGGGCAGCCGCCGCAGGCAATCAAGCGGGCCGCGCGGAGCTGA